From Granulicella sp. WH15, the proteins below share one genomic window:
- a CDS encoding isochorismatase family cysteine hydrolase, which translates to MQSGFVGRQAASTHQLCGGYREITPEPYGILKGVVDNKAFVRGSWGAEIVADLAPLPEDIVIEGKRGLDTFASTNLDFILRSRGIRNLVVAGFLTNCCVESTVRTGSEKGFQVTAISDCTATVSEEEQRFTFEKTSPCSRVSLRTMSFWRSCQLSSLIGSNAAGVSLVMRSMKAFAL; encoded by the coding sequence TTGCAGAGTGGGTTTGTCGGGCGACAAGCAGCATCCACCCATCAGCTTTGCGGAGGATATCGGGAGATTACGCCCGAGCCTTACGGGATTCTGAAGGGCGTGGTCGATAACAAGGCGTTCGTACGCGGAAGCTGGGGCGCGGAGATCGTCGCGGACCTTGCGCCGCTGCCGGAGGATATTGTGATCGAAGGCAAGCGCGGGCTGGATACGTTTGCCAGCACCAACCTCGACTTTATCCTGCGCAGCCGCGGAATCCGGAACCTGGTGGTGGCGGGGTTTCTGACGAACTGCTGCGTGGAGTCGACCGTGCGTACCGGGTCTGAGAAGGGCTTCCAGGTGACGGCGATTTCGGACTGCACGGCGACGGTGTCCGAGGAGGAACAGCGGTTTACGTTTGAGAAAACATCCCCATGTTCGCGCGTATCGTTACGCACGATGAGTTTCTGGCGGAGTTGTCAGCTTAGTTCGTTGATCGGCTCCAACGCAGCGGGGGTCTCTTTGGTGATGAGGTCGATGAAGGCCTTCGCCTTGTAA
- a CDS encoding multidrug effflux MFS transporter — translation MSHPTRHHTGIHHNWIIVLLGALCVVTPFAIDMYLPAFSTIATEFLTSTPQISLTLSTYFVGFALGQMIYGPLLDRFGRKRPLYVGLVVYILCSIGCASVHSLNALIALRFLEALGGCVAQVGAIAMVRDFFPVKESAKIFSLLFLMIGVSPLLAPTIGSLLIGALGWRAIFLLLAAIATAILLVTFFLLPEGHEPDPTISLRPGPLVLGFWHILREPQFITYTLAGAFSFAGLFAFVAGSPIIFMDGFHMGTKAFGIVFAVLVMGFIGGNQMNVVLLRRFTSQQIFFIALIAQVIVGVLFFAGMHAHVVGLRSTLVLFFVFLSCIGLTYPNSAALALAPYSRHAGRASALLGCLQTGTGALISMGIGMLGAGSVVSLLASTALVALAVLLVGRTAIRQVVESEPDVVVLH, via the coding sequence ATGTCGCACCCAACACGGCACCACACCGGCATCCACCACAACTGGATCATCGTGCTGCTGGGCGCGCTCTGCGTCGTCACCCCCTTCGCCATCGACATGTACCTCCCGGCGTTCTCCACCATCGCCACCGAGTTCCTCACCTCCACCCCGCAGATCTCGCTGACGCTCTCCACCTACTTCGTCGGCTTCGCCCTCGGCCAGATGATCTACGGCCCTCTGCTCGACCGCTTCGGACGCAAGCGGCCCCTCTACGTGGGGCTCGTGGTCTACATTCTGTGTTCCATCGGCTGCGCCTCGGTCCATAGCCTCAACGCCCTCATCGCTCTGCGTTTCCTCGAAGCCCTCGGCGGCTGCGTGGCCCAGGTCGGCGCCATCGCGATGGTGCGGGACTTCTTCCCGGTCAAGGAGAGCGCCAAGATCTTCTCGCTGCTCTTCCTGATGATCGGTGTCTCCCCGCTACTCGCGCCGACCATCGGCAGCCTGCTCATCGGCGCACTGGGCTGGCGCGCGATCTTCCTCTTGCTGGCGGCCATCGCGACAGCCATCCTTCTCGTCACCTTCTTCCTGCTGCCCGAAGGCCACGAGCCCGACCCCACCATCTCGCTTCGCCCCGGCCCGCTGGTGCTCGGCTTCTGGCACATCCTGCGCGAGCCGCAGTTCATCACCTACACCCTGGCCGGAGCATTCTCCTTCGCCGGTCTCTTCGCCTTCGTCGCGGGCTCGCCCATCATCTTCATGGACGGATTCCACATGGGCACCAAGGCCTTCGGCATCGTCTTTGCGGTGCTGGTCATGGGCTTCATCGGCGGCAACCAGATGAACGTGGTTCTCCTGCGCCGCTTCACCAGCCAGCAGATCTTCTTCATCGCGCTGATCGCGCAGGTGATCGTCGGCGTCCTCTTCTTCGCCGGGATGCACGCTCACGTCGTCGGCCTGCGCTCGACGCTGGTGCTGTTCTTCGTCTTCCTCTCCTGCATCGGGCTTACCTATCCGAACTCAGCCGCCCTCGCCCTCGCGCCATACTCGCGCCACGCGGGCCGAGCCTCGGCACTGCTGGGTTGCTTGCAGACGGGTACAGGCGCATTGATCTCGATGGGCATCGGGATGCTCGGCGCGGGCTCGGTGGTGTCGCTGCTGGCATCCACGGCTCTGGTTGCGCTGGCAGTCCTGCTGGTAGGTAGAACGGCCATTCGGCAGGTGGTCGAGAGCGAGCCGGACGTAGTGGTCCTGCATTAA